Below is a genomic region from Hyalangium minutum.
CCTGGAGCGCCTCCAGAAGCTCCAGCGGAAGATCTGCGGGGAGATCGCCGCCACCCAGCTCCACGCCGAGGTGGAGGTGCTCGTCGAGGGCCACTCCAAGTACGACGCCGCCAAGCGCTTCGGCCGCACCCCCGAGAACCGGACCGTCAACTTCGACGGCGATGCCCTCGCCGGCGCCATCGTGAAGGTTCTCATCGAGAAGGCCACCCCCAACCAGCTCATGGGCAAGCAGACGGCGGTAGTCCATGCTCCCACCGTCCAGCCCCCTCCCGCCGAGGCCCTGGCTGGGGTGCAGCCAGACCGGTTTCCTCTTTCCATGGCGTAAGGGCGGGGCATTTCGCCCCCCTTCTCTGGTCGAAACGCTGACGGAGGGGGGTGGGGCGTGGTAGGAGCACTCCTATGGCCATCGTGCCCGAGACCGTGCTGAAGGCGTGCCCCATCTTCAAGGGGTTCACCGACACTGGCATCGCCATCTTCGCCAGCATTGCTGTCCCGCGCGCCTTTCCCAAGGGCACCCAGCTCTTTGCCGAAGGCAAGAAGGGCGAGTCCTGCCTCATCGTCGGCGAGGGCACGGTGCGGCTCAGCGCGAAGAGCCAGGCCGGCGAGGAGATCTCTCTCGGGGACGTCACCGCCGGTGAGCCCCTGGGCGAGCTGGCCCTGGTGCAGGTGGGTGATCGCCTCTGCACCGCCACCGCTATCTCGGATGTCTCCGCGCTGGAGATCCGCCACGCGGACTTCCAGAAACTCCTGATCCAAAAGCCCCAGGCCTGCGTGAAGCTGCTGATGGGCATCGTCGTGTACTTCGGCCAGAAGGCCCGCGATAACCGCGAGATGCTCCGCACGCTCGTCGGAAAGGCCCCTGCCGCCTGAGCCGCGCGTGCTAGCCTGCACGCTGGTTATGCGTGCATGCAGCCCCATCCTGGCGGTGCTCCTGGCTCTCGGGCCGTCGCTGGCGCACGCCGAGATCGACTGGTTCTCCCGCATCGACACGCCCGGAGGCATCGAGCTCCGCGCCGACTCGCGCGTCTTCACTCTGTTCGCCTTGCTCAACCGCGCCGGCTACGACGCGGGCCCTGTGCGGCGCGAACACCCCGTGCCGGCTTACCGGTACTCGCCCGCCCGTGTCCGCGTGCGTGAGGCCCTGTCCAGCGCAGACCTCGCCGTGCTCCAGCGCGCCCAGGCCTTCTTCGACGCCCACCCGCTGCCGCTGGAGCGCTATCTGGCCCTCTCCGTCCGCCTGGAGGACACGCCAGAAGTGCCCCCAGAGCTTCGCGAGCTGGAGGGGCTCGAGGCGCTGCTCGATCTCGTCGAGTCCCGCTGGCCCATTCCGGGGCTCAGGTCCGAGACCTTCGAGGAGTACCGCGGGGTGATGCGCTCGTACGTTGCCGTGCTGGATGCCCCGCTCCAACGTGTTCAGAGGGTGCTGCGCCTGCCGGAAAGCAGGCCAGGGCTCCGAGTGGTCGTTAATCTGCTCGGAGCGGAAGGGTGGAGCCGAGGCTTTCGCACCCCTCAGGCTGTGGTGGTTGTGGTAGGTCCGGGTAAGAGCCCGGAAGTGGAGCGGGTGGTGTGGGAGTACGCGCGGCTGCTGCTTCCCCCTCGGGTGAGCGAGCAGGCGCAGGCGCAGTGGGCGGCGGGGCCCTCCCTCCTGAAGGAGGCGCAGGCCCTGGGAGCGAGGGAGGCGACGGTGGGGGAGTATGCGGTGGCGCTCGTGAGCCGTGCGCTGGCGCTGGTGGCAGTGGGAGCCCCGGATTCGGCCTATGAAGCGGCCAGTCGGGAGGGCTACTTCGGGCTCAAGGTCCTGGCGGGAAGTTTTGAGGACCCGCGCCCGGTTGATGGCTGGGTGATGGAGGGGCTGGCTCGGGTGGCTGCCGGGCGTCCCTCCCGGAAGTAAACGAGAGGCGAGGACGAAGCGTGGAAGAGCTACTCACCAGTCTCCTGAGCAATACCCAGGGCTTTATCGCTTACGCGACCGTCTTCCTGATCCTCCTGGCCTGCGGCCTGGGGGTTCCGCTGCCCGAAGACATCTCGCTCATCCTGGGCGGCTTCCTGGCTCACAAGGGCGCGGCGAGCCTGCCGGTGATGATGGTAGTGGGCTTCGCGGGCATCCTCGCGGGCGACAGCCTCATCTTCCACTTTGGCCGCAAGCTGGGCTCCAAGGTAGGCCGCAAGCCCGGAGGCTTCTTCGCGCGCATCATCACGCCCGAGAAGCGCGCCAAGGTGGAGGGCCTCTTCGAGAAGCACGGCCACAAGGTCGTCATGATCGCCCGCTTCATGCCGGGCGTGCGCGCGGTGACGTACTTCACCGCGGGCTCGGTGGGCATGCCCTACTGGCGCTTCATCTTCTGGGATGGCCTTGCCGCGCTCCTGTCCGCGCCGGTGTTCGTGTTCCTCGGCTTCCACTTCGGCAGCGAGCTGGACTTCCTCATCGGCAAGCTCAAGGACGGCCAGTTCGTGGTGATGGGCATCCTCGTCGCGGCCGGCGTGGGGTACTTCCTGTGGCAGCGGCGCAAGGCGGCTGCTGCGGCTCGCGACGCCGCCCAGTCCCTTCAACAAGCGGCCGTGGCGCCCGTGATTCCGCACGAGGTGGCCGTGGCCGACGGCCGCCCCGCGTCCTTCCTGGACGCGCCGGAGAAGCAGGCCGTGGCGGCCCGCTCCCACACCTCCGAGCTGCAGAAGTAGGGCGGGCCCCAAGTCCCTCGGGGCTCAGCGCCGTCCGAAGAGCCCCTTGAGCCAGCCCACCATGCCCGTCTTCTTCGTGGGCGACGGGGGCTCGGCCGCGGGCGTGGTGCCCGGTGCGCCTTTGGTTCCGGCTGACGGTGCTCCCGCCTGGGCGGGCTCCTGCGCCTGTGCCAGCCGGGCCTTCACGGCCTCCGGTGTGTCGCGCGTGGAGAAGGTGCTGGAGATCTCCTTCCCCGTCGAGTTCTCCTTGGCCGTCACCTTCAGCAGCGACTCGCTGTTCACCTCGAAGGTGATCGTCACCTGCACCTCACCGCGCGGGCGGTGGGGCAGGCCCGTCAGCTTCAGCGTCCCCAGGAACTCGTTCTCCGCGATCCGGTTGGACTCGCCCTGGAAGATGCTCACCTCGAGCTCCGCCTGGTTGTCCCGGTGCGTGGTCACCGTGTACGACTTGGTCGTGGGCAGCGCCGTGTTGCGCTCCATGACGGCCTTGAAGCGCCCGCCCGGCAGCCCCACGCCGATCGCCATGGGCAGCACGTCGATGAGGGTTACTCCCTCCTTCTGACCCAGGCTGTGCGCCAGCAGGGCCGCGCCCAGCGCCACCGCCTCGTCCGGGTGCACGTTCTTCGTGGGCGGCTTGCCGAAGTACTGGGTGATCTTCTCGTGCACCAGCGGGAAGCGGCTCTGGCCTCCCACCAGCACCACCTCGTGGATGTCCTGCTGCGTGAGCCCCTTCGCCTCGAGCACCTCGCCGCAGACCTCGATCGTCCGATCCACCAGCTTCTCGGTCAGCTCGATCAGCTTCTTGCGCGTGAGCGTGACGTCCAGATCGTACGGCGTGTTGTCGATCATCGTCACGAACGCCACGTGGATGCGCATGTCGTTGCGCTCCGACAGCGAGCACTTGGCGCGCTCGGCTGCGTCGTGGATGCGCTGCATGGCCACCCGATCGCCCTGGAAGACCTTGCCCGTCTGCTTCTGGAACTCCTCCAGCAGGTACTCGACGATGGCGTTGTCGAAGTCGATACCGCCCAGGAACGTGTCGCCGCCGGTGGAGACCACTTCGTAGACGGTGTCGTGCAGCTCCAGCACCGACGCGTCGAAGGTACCGCCGCCCAGATCGTAGACCAGGATGCGTTGCTTGAGCTTGCGCCCGTAGCCGTACGCCAGCGCCGCCGCCGTGGGCTCGTTGAGGATGCGCTCCACGTAGAGCCCGGCCAGCTGACCGGCGTCGCGCACTGCCTGGCGCTGGTTGTCGTTGTAGTAGGCGGGCACCGTGATCACCGCCCGAGACACGGGCTGGCCAAGCTGGTTCTGCGCCACCTCGCGCACCTCGCGCAGGATGAGCGCGGAGATCTGCTGCAGCGAGAAGACGCGGTTGCCCAGCTTCACCGCCGCTTCGCCGTTCTCGCCGGGGGCCACCTCGTAGTGGAACCGGTCCTTGATGTGCTGGACGATCGGCGAGTCGTAGGCGCGGCCCACGAGCCGCTTGGCCCCGTACACCGTCTGACGGGGGTTGGTGAGCATCTGCCCCTTGGCCGGGTGGCCGAGCACCATCTTCCCACGCGTGTTGAGCGCCAGGATGGAGGGCACCGTGTTGTGGCCCTCGCGGCTGCGCAGCACCTCGGGCTTGCCGTTGCGCACGTAGGCCGCGCACGAGTTCGTCGTGCCGAGATCGATGCCAATGACTGGCCCCTCACGCTTGGGCTCCTCCTTGGGCGGCTCGAAGGCGGGCGCGTTGAGAGTCCCCGCGTTGGAGGAGACGACGGGCACGAAGCTGCCCGAGGGGCGCGTCGGGTTCTGGCTGGCGGAGGCGGGCGTTGGGGCCGGGGGCGCGGGAGGCGTGGCCTGCGCAGTCGCCGGAGGAGCGGCGGGCGCCGGGGGAGGGGAGGCCTCAGCCGGAGAAGAAGGAGGTGCAGGCGGCGCGGGTGGGGTGGCGGGCGCTGGGGCCGGAGCAGGCGCGGATGGTGGAGCGGCGGCCTCTGGCAGGGGCTCGGGAGGGGCCGTAGGTGGAGGAGCGGGAGTCGGGGGCGCGGCCTCGGGAATGGGAGCCGGAGTCGCCGTGCGCGGAGGGGGTGGAGGTGGGGGCGCGGCCTGGGGGCCAACAGAGGGGATCCCCGTGCGCGACGGGGAGGACGGCGTCGCTGCAGGTGGCGGGGGCGGGCTCTGCGGGACGGGCGCGGGAGTGGCCGTGCGAGGGGGCTCAGAAGGTGGATGCTCGGCCAGGGGGGCAGGCGCAGGAATATCCGTGCTGGGATGCGCGAGCGGTGGATGCTCGGCCAAGGGGGCAGGCGCGGGAATGTCCGTGCTGGGAGGCGCGGGCGGCAGAGGCACGGCCTGAGGGGAGGAGGTGGGAGCCGGCGTCGGCGCGACGCTCGCCGCATCGGGCGTTAGCGCATCGCCTGGGGAGGCCGCCACCGGTGCTGGTGTAGGTTGAGGTGGAACGGCAAAGTCAGCAGGCCCTACACCCGCGGGCACAGGGGGCTCCGCCGACTGGGCGTGGGGCACGTGGGCGAGTGCCGAGTCCAGGAAGCGCTTCGTCTCGGGATCGAGCGTGAGGAAGCGCAGCCCCATGCCGGGGATGCCCTGGCCCTGCTGGCCCGTGACGAAGTGGACCACGGCCGAGGCGTAGATGATGCGCGCCCCGGTGGACAGCTTCAGGTCCAGGGTGACAGGCGTGCCTGGCGGCTTCACCGTCTTGGAGCGCAGGTAGATGCCGCCCCGGCTGAGGTTGGTGCCGTACTTCGCGAGGAACTCTTCCGGGGTGGCAAAGGGCAGCTTGACCGCCAGCCCAATCGGCCCCTGATTGGAATCCGTCAAAGCCTCATCCCGATATGTATGTGAGGTGTAAGGGGGAGTATCGCCTGAACCCACGGGGAAGGCATCAAAACAGCCGACGGTTGGCGTCTCATGGCCGTTGCGAGCCCCCTCTCAGGCGCGTATGGAAGCGGCCTCCGCCGGGCGCTGACGCCCTGCGGCGTTGCTGGGAGCCCTCATGCTGAACCCCGATGTCCGGCTCGCGCTCACCTTCGATGACGTGTTGCTGCTGCCCGCCGCCAGCTCGGTCGTCCCCAAGGATGTCGAGCTGTCCACCCGTTTGACGCGCAACCTTCGCCTGAACATTCCGCTGCTGTCGGCGGCCATGGACACCGTGACGGAGGCCCGCACGGCCATCGCGATGGCGCAGGAGGGCGGCATCGGCGTCATCCACAAGAACATGACGCCCGAGCAGCAGGCGCTCGAGGTGCTCAAGGTCAAGAAGTTCGAGAGCGGCATGGTGGTGGACCCCGTCACCATCGAGCCGGATGCCCCGCTGGCCCGCGCGCTGGACTTGATGCGCCAGCACGGCATCTCCGGCATCCCTGTGACGAAGGGCCGGAAGCTGGTGGGCATCGTCACCAGCCGCGACGTGCGCTTCGAGACGAACGTCACCCAGAAGGTAGAGCAGGTGATGACGCGCAAGCTCATCACCGGCCGCGAGGGCATCAACCAGGCCGAGGCCCAGGCGCTGTTGCACCAGCACCGCATCGAGAAGCTCCTCATCGTCAACGAGGAGTTCGAGCTCAAGGGGCTCATCACCATCAAGGACATCGAGAAGCGGCGCACGCACCCCAACGCGGCCAAGGATGCCAAGGGGCGCCTGCTGTGCGCCGCCGCCGTGGGCGTCTCCGCGGATCGCGAGGCCCGCATCGACGCGCTGGTGAGGGCCGGCGTGGACGTGATCGTCGTGGACACGGCGCACGGGCACTCGAAGGGCGTGATCGCCGGGGTGCGCGACACGCGCAAGAACTTCAAGGGCTTCGAGCTGATCGCCGGCAACGTGGCCACCGCCGAGGGCACCCGGGCGCTCATCGAGGCCGGTGTGGACGCGGTGAAGGTGGGCATTGGCCCGGGCTCCATCTGCACCACCCGCGTGGTGGCCGGCGTGGGCGTGCCGCAGATCACCGCCGTGGATGACTGCGCGCGCGAGGCCGACAAGCACGGCATCCCCATCATCTCGGATGGAGGCATCAAGTACTCGGGCGATATCGTGAAGGCGCTCGCCGCGGGGGCGAGCTCGGTGATGATCGGCTCGCTCTTCGCGGGCACCGAGGAGGCTCCGGGCGACGTCATCCTGTACCAGGGCCGCAGCTACAAGAGCTACCGGGGCATGGGCTCGCTGGGCGCCATGAAGCAGGGTGCCAAGGACCGCTACTTCCAGTCGGACGTGGACGCGGTGAAGCTGGTACCCGAGGGCATCGAGGGCCGCGTGCCGTACAAGGGGACCCTGGCGATGAACGTCCACCAGATGCTGGGCGGCATCCGCAGCGGCATGGGCTACGTGGGGTGCGCCACCATCGAGGAGCTGCGCACCCAGGCCCAGTTCGTCCGCATCACCTCGGCCGGGCTCAAGGAGAGCCACGTGCACGACGTGATCATCACCGAAGAGGCGCCCAACTACCGCGTGGAGTAGGGCGCAGCTTCGGAGTGGGGGAGGGTGGCTCCCCCATGTTGCTGGGGCAGGGACTACTTGCCGCCGCGGCGCTTGCCACCGCCGGTGCCCTCGGCGGGAGGCTCGGTCGAGG
It encodes:
- a CDS encoding Crp/Fnr family transcriptional regulator, with product MAIVPETVLKACPIFKGFTDTGIAIFASIAVPRAFPKGTQLFAEGKKGESCLIVGEGTVRLSAKSQAGEEISLGDVTAGEPLGELALVQVGDRLCTATAISDVSALEIRHADFQKLLIQKPQACVKLLMGIVVYFGQKARDNREMLRTLVGKAPAA
- a CDS encoding TIGR02266 family protein, with product MTDSNQGPIGLAVKLPFATPEEFLAKYGTNLSRGGIYLRSKTVKPPGTPVTLDLKLSTGARIIYASAVVHFVTGQQGQGIPGMGLRFLTLDPETKRFLDSALAHVPHAQSAEPPVPAGVGPADFAVPPQPTPAPVAASPGDALTPDAASVAPTPAPTSSPQAVPLPPAPPSTDIPAPAPLAEHPPLAHPSTDIPAPAPLAEHPPSEPPRTATPAPVPQSPPPPPAATPSSPSRTGIPSVGPQAAPPPPPPPRTATPAPIPEAAPPTPAPPPTAPPEPLPEAAAPPSAPAPAPAPATPPAPPAPPSSPAEASPPPAPAAPPATAQATPPAPPAPTPASASQNPTRPSGSFVPVVSSNAGTLNAPAFEPPKEEPKREGPVIGIDLGTTNSCAAYVRNGKPEVLRSREGHNTVPSILALNTRGKMVLGHPAKGQMLTNPRQTVYGAKRLVGRAYDSPIVQHIKDRFHYEVAPGENGEAAVKLGNRVFSLQQISALILREVREVAQNQLGQPVSRAVITVPAYYNDNQRQAVRDAGQLAGLYVERILNEPTAAALAYGYGRKLKQRILVYDLGGGTFDASVLELHDTVYEVVSTGGDTFLGGIDFDNAIVEYLLEEFQKQTGKVFQGDRVAMQRIHDAAERAKCSLSERNDMRIHVAFVTMIDNTPYDLDVTLTRKKLIELTEKLVDRTIEVCGEVLEAKGLTQQDIHEVVLVGGQSRFPLVHEKITQYFGKPPTKNVHPDEAVALGAALLAHSLGQKEGVTLIDVLPMAIGVGLPGGRFKAVMERNTALPTTKSYTVTTHRDNQAELEVSIFQGESNRIAENEFLGTLKLTGLPHRPRGEVQVTITFEVNSESLLKVTAKENSTGKEISSTFSTRDTPEAVKARLAQAQEPAQAGAPSAGTKGAPGTTPAAEPPSPTKKTGMVGWLKGLFGRR
- a CDS encoding DedA family protein, encoding MEELLTSLLSNTQGFIAYATVFLILLACGLGVPLPEDISLILGGFLAHKGAASLPVMMVVGFAGILAGDSLIFHFGRKLGSKVGRKPGGFFARIITPEKRAKVEGLFEKHGHKVVMIARFMPGVRAVTYFTAGSVGMPYWRFIFWDGLAALLSAPVFVFLGFHFGSELDFLIGKLKDGQFVVMGILVAAGVGYFLWQRRKAAAAARDAAQSLQQAAVAPVIPHEVAVADGRPASFLDAPEKQAVAARSHTSELQK
- the guaB gene encoding IMP dehydrogenase gives rise to the protein MLNPDVRLALTFDDVLLLPAASSVVPKDVELSTRLTRNLRLNIPLLSAAMDTVTEARTAIAMAQEGGIGVIHKNMTPEQQALEVLKVKKFESGMVVDPVTIEPDAPLARALDLMRQHGISGIPVTKGRKLVGIVTSRDVRFETNVTQKVEQVMTRKLITGREGINQAEAQALLHQHRIEKLLIVNEEFELKGLITIKDIEKRRTHPNAAKDAKGRLLCAAAVGVSADREARIDALVRAGVDVIVVDTAHGHSKGVIAGVRDTRKNFKGFELIAGNVATAEGTRALIEAGVDAVKVGIGPGSICTTRVVAGVGVPQITAVDDCAREADKHGIPIISDGGIKYSGDIVKALAAGASSVMIGSLFAGTEEAPGDVILYQGRSYKSYRGMGSLGAMKQGAKDRYFQSDVDAVKLVPEGIEGRVPYKGTLAMNVHQMLGGIRSGMGYVGCATIEELRTQAQFVRITSAGLKESHVHDVIITEEAPNYRVE